The Epinephelus lanceolatus isolate andai-2023 chromosome 10, ASM4190304v1, whole genome shotgun sequence genomic sequence TCCTCACATCCTATTTTAGGTCATAATCAAGATGTCACGGCAGCTCCTCTGCAAAATTAAACTCTTTAAAGCCATTTTTTGTGTTAACCAACATGCCTGTCCTTCAGTTCCCCTCTTCTGTTACACCTGTGTGTTCCCCGCCATCTCACCTTTGGACTGCATCAGATACCCTCTCAAGTGTCCACCCGGGCAGGTCTGTCTGTCCAGCAGAGCTGTGGGCCAGAGAGGTGAGGGTGCTTTAAGTCACTTaacaacatttaaatatatCAAAACTGAGAAAAAGAACTGAGAACGGAAACAGGCGGGGAGAAGTGTGGTTTCTTTTCAGCGTGCCGTTGTGCGAGTCTCTCCCAAAATGATGTTTCTAACAAACTGGTGATTTTCAGGAGGCTTCCGTGTGGTGTTGTACGAGAAGAGCTGCATCCTGCCCTCCTTTTGTGGAATCACCGGTGAAAAACAGGCCATGGGACTCAACTTCACCTTCACCAATGACTGCTGCAACACACACCTGTGCAACGGAGCTGCAATACCTGCTACCTCCTGCTGGACTGGCACAATACTAACACTTCTTATTTCATATGCCCTTTGGTGAACAGAAAAATATGTGGAAGAGAACTAGTTAAACACAGATGAATTTGCCTTTTCTGCCATCTTAACGGACTGACATTGTACTCAGCGTCTTTTTAGTAACTGCGCACTAATCTGTGCTAAACCATAACCATATCTGTGAGatagaaaaataatatttttctcTAATTATTGCTAATGACATCTAAAGATCTGCCCTACTACTTGCAGAGCTGTTTTTGAAGTGGAGAATGTAAGTGAGTGTAACATCTGTCGCTTATGTTCCCATGATTTAGTATTTTTATACAAACTGTGACAAAATAAACTACCTCTACCCACTTTTCAGTCAAGTTAGTCTCAGAGGGCTCTACAGTGTTGTATGTAAATATGTACACAACGGGCCTCATGCAGGAAGCGATATctgaacacattttctcttatttttatttgtatcccTAATTTGTTCTTACTTTATTTCTACCCATTGACCTATGGGATTCACcaatattttcttaattttgcTGTTCTGTGGTCGAGAGCACTCTTACctagataagaaaaaaaaaacatcttgttcTCCACAGTTCTCAATTTGTTTGTCCAACACAAGGAAACATAAGTTTTATATATgaggaacatttaaaaaatgcacaaacatcACAAAATCAAATTTAGATTAAATCTTAGAATAACTATAATGATTAGATTATTAAACTGTGATTTCAGTTACTGTGCACTCCTCTGCTGACCAGTGCTAGAatgtaactaattacatttactcaatactgtacttaagtacaaatttgaggggcttttactttacttgagtattatAATCTCATGCAGCTTCCTCCCTCTACTTCACGGCACTTCAGATGAACatattatactttttactccaatacaattatttgataactttagttacTTTAGATAATAAGATTTTTGCACTCAAACTACATGAAAATGTACAAGTGCAGCTAAAACAATTAGTCGATCgattagaaaattaattggcaactattcTGGTaatcttttaagtcatttttcatgcaaaaacatttcatggttccagCTTTTCAAACATGAGCACTTGCggcttttccttttaattattttgattgattaaattgatttaaaatcTTCTGCATTAAGTACTTTTAATACTTgaatacattttcctgatttttactgacttttacttaagtaacattttcaatgcaggattTTTTCAGGTAAGTTATTAGCACTTCTACTTAAGTACTTCTTCTAAGTAAAGCATGTAAATacctcctccaccactgctgctaaCAAATCATACAGCTTTGCAAATGTTATGCCATAGCTGGGTTTTCCATGGTACTGACACTCTGGAAAATCATGTTTAAGTTGTTTAAGTTTATCAATACCCTGATTTTGCTACTGCTGAAGTTCTTCTTTGTCTTACAGCATTTTGGTTTGAGGCATCTCTCCAACTCTTGGGCATATGACACAGTATTTGCACACGGCACATCACATGCCGTTATGAAGTGTTTAGGGGCGTTACGTATGCTGAAAGGGTAACTCATGCTCAAGTGGCACACCTAGGAAAGAACAGATTTGGACAGCTGACTTCTCTTAAtagaaaattaagaaaaaatataaGAGAAATTTAAGAAAATGTTGCTGCATTGAGGCCCAATGTGTCATATTTACCTTCTTTCCTTAGACCCTCCACTACGAAAAGGAAACACACTCCACCAAAAGAGCATGTAGCAGAATTCAATGTAAATATGGTTGGTGTAAATCagtgattttaccaaatgaaatCACACACAATTTTAGCGTTACACATGTGACCAAAGTTAAACAGTTTCACCTAAGACTGTGAACTATTACTGAGACCCTCAACATGGCCACAGTGAAAGCTGTGCTTGGACTGAAGACCTCCACCAACTTGACCTGACCTCTGTACTATGAGCAGAGCTTCAATTAGCACAGGCAGTAATAAAAAGGTAAAGAACAGGCTAAGTTGTTACAGGTAAATGACACCAAGGCTGCAGCCATGGCGTCAACACTGGGGTGAGGGACCAAATCTGTCAGGGGGTCTAGAGTTCTGGGGTCCCCCAGTCCCCATCCCCAAAGAAAATAAACTCCAAAATTTGAAAAGTGATTTCCTACTACATGATTTTTCATAAGCAAGCACAGTTATACAGTGTACTAATGTGCAATAAATGAAAGCTACTACTGTCGACATAAAGTACACATGCAGCACAACATAAATGATTAACGATTTAACAATCCCATTACATTCTTGTTTTCCAAGAACTAGAGCTGGTAGCGGTAGCCTATTTATATTGGCAATTTGTTAAGTTTATTTGGgattatgattacatttgctCATGAGCATTTTGGATGATTAACATATCAGTGCTGGTTAGGAAGAGattgttttaaaaagtacaagTGAATGAACTGAAAgtaaacacacatcaaattgtgaattaattaatgaatcAATTGTTCACCCACTGTATACAAACAGTAGTCCTTGTATTACAGATCATTTGAGAATTACTTGCACACATACAACACCTGAGCAATGTTTGTGCACACTGGCATGAAGAATGAAAGACATGTATTATTATATCCTCGTACTCATCTGATCCGTGTAAAATTGCAGCACAACACAAATGATCTTTGTTCATTATTTAAAAGGCACAGACAGTTCTTGCCTAAAAATGTGAACATTATGTTGTGTATtagtaattttatttatgtgttgacAAAATTGTATaagaaatattttttggacccaatgtttttatttgatcaaGTAGAATGTATTGTTATATTTACTGtaacttttttaaataatccAATTAACcagaacaaaaataaatgaatatgtgaATGATGACAACTACAAAATCAGACCTTGTGGCTCTAAATGTATCCCTTTTGAAAAGTGTGATGGGTTAAAATTAACTTCCTCCGGAtttacacaataaaacattaatttttaAAGTTTGTAAATTAATTGCAAAGAAAtctgataattgattaatcggtctgagtctttttttgttttgtttttttaaataaaaactctctcattccagcttcttaaatgtgaatattttctggtttatttagtttttatttactgtgacaacaaactgacttttttttgggttgtggacaaaacaagaaatttctggaaagagtGATCTTCATATTTCAcaatttcctgacattttatagaccaaacaaggaatcaattaatcgataaaacAATCAACAGATGAATCacagtttaaatgtttgtttttttttaataaagattGACactattttttcacatttttcacacgGGTATTTTGACTTTTCATCGCATATA encodes the following:
- the lypc gene encoding sperm acrosome membrane-associated protein 4-like — its product is MSKLVCPLLLLCLLPAVVPLFCYTCVFPAISPLDCIRYPLKCPPGQVCLSSRAVGQRGGFRVVLYEKSCILPSFCGITGEKQAMGLNFTFTNDCCNTHLCNGAAIPATSCWTGTILTLLISYALW